From Chiloscyllium punctatum isolate Juve2018m chromosome 36, sChiPun1.3, whole genome shotgun sequence, the proteins below share one genomic window:
- the LOC140460512 gene encoding uncharacterized protein → MEKPWKCGDCGKGFRVPSALVTHRRSHTREEPFSCPECGKAFSDSSALLRHRRVHTGERPFSCLKCEKAFSDSSALMRHRRVHTGERPFSCLKCEKAFSDSSALMRHRRVHTGERPFSCPDCGKVFTRSSHLVIHRRVHTGEKPFPCPKCGKAFSDSSDLLAHRRVHTGERPFTCSVCRKCFTRSSDLLKHRRVHTGERPFSCSECGKGFTQASHLLTHRWVHTGERPFTCLEYGKGFAVSSTPLTHQRVHTGERPFACPECGQRFTMSCSLNKHQRSTNAPNNQILPVTLLRVTPRTEPPALSDSGV, encoded by the coding sequence atggagaaaccatggaagtgtggcgactgcgggaaaggcttccgtgtcccgtctgccctggtgacacatcggcgcagtcacaccagggaggagccattctcctgtcctgaatgcgggaaggccttcagtgattcctctgccctgctgaggcaccgacgggtgcacacaggggagaggcccttcagctgcctcaAGTGTgagaaggccttcagtgattcctctgccctgatgAGGCATCGACGGgtgcacacaggggagaggcccttcagctgcctcaAGTGTgagaaggccttcagtgattcctctgccctgatgAGGCATCGACGGGtgcacacaggggagagacccttcagctgccccgattGTGGGAAGGTGTTCACTCGCTCCTCCCACCTCGTGAttcaccggcgggtccacactggggagaagcccttcccctgccccaaatgtgggaaggccttcagcgattcctctgacctgctggcccaccggcgggtccacactggtgagaggccattcacctgctctgtctgCAGGAAGTGCTTTACACGCTCttccgacctgctgaagcaccggcgggtccacactggggaaaggcccttcagctgctctgagtgcgggaagggctttacccaggcctcccacctgctgacacaccggtgggtccacactggggagaggccattcacctgcctcGAGTACGGGAAGGGCTTTGCTGTCTCCTCCACTCCACTgacgcaccagcgggtccacactggggagaggccgtttgcctgccccgagtgtgggcaGAGGTTCACAATGTCCTGCAGCTTGAACAAGCACCAGCGGAGCACCAATGCTCCCAACAATCAGATTCTGCCGGTAACGCTGCTGAGGGtcacccccaggactgaacctcctgccctttctgacagtggggtgtag